GAACGCCTGGTCGCGCTGCAACAGGCCGAAGCCCGACAGCCCGTCCGTGTGGAAGCTGCTCACCTGGATCTGCTTCGGGTTCTTCAGGGGGCGCCAGAGCTTCTCGCCGTTCTTCATCCACACGGAGATGCCGTCGGAGTCGTGCACCTCCGGGCGGAAGTCGTCGAAGTCGCCCCGGTCGTTCTCTCCAAAGAGGAACATGCTGGTGAGCGGCGCCACGCCCAGCTGACGCACCGCCTTGCGCGCGAACACCGTGGACTCCACGTCCATCACGGTCCGCTCACCCGGGCGGATGGCGAAGCGGTACGCGCCCGTGACGCTGGGGCTGTCCATCAGCGCGTGGACCACCACCGTGTCCGAGCCCTTCGCCGGCGTCTCCAGCCAGAACTCGCGGAACGTGGGGAACTCCTCGCCCCCCGGCTGCGCCGTGTCGATGGCGAGCCCGCGCGCGGACAGGCCGTACAGGTTGCCCTTGCCCAGCGCGCGGAAGTAGCTGGCGCCCAGGAAGACCACCAGCTCGTCGTAGTAGTCCTTCGTGTTGAGCGGCGCGTTGAGGCGGAAGCCCGCGAAGCCGTTCACCTTGCCCTTGGGCGGCGTGCCCACCAGGGGGCCGTAGGTGAACTGCTCCGTGGAGAACGGCACGGGGCGCGCCTTGCCGCCCTCCACCACGTTCACGCCCACCGGACGGGTGTAATAAAAACCGGGGTGGAAGAACTGTGCCCTGAAGGGAAGCCCCTCCTCACGCCACAGCGATGCGGAATCGCGGAAGCGGATGTCCCGGTACTGATCGTAGGTGAGCTTCTCGAAGGACGGCGGCACGCCCACGGGCGGCTCCTGGTACGGCTTCGCGGCCAGCGCGCGGGCCTTCTCCTCCACCGTCTGGAAGGAGAAGCCGGAGGCCTTCGCCGTCCCCGCCTTCGGCTGCTGGGCGCACGCCAGCGCCGCCACGCACAGCCCCAACCCCCAGGCCATCCCCACCGTCTGTCGCTGCCACCGCTTCAAGTCCCGCTCCTCACCAGGGGCCACCGCCCGCGCCAGTACGGCGCGACGCGGCAAAGGCTAGCAACGGCCATGCCAATCGGCAGGTGCTGGGGAATTTCCCAATCATTCCAAGGACCTGCCCAAGGTGGGCCCCGGACAGTTCCTTTGAACTCCAATGATTCCAGCGGCTTGAGAGGGCGCCGAGAGAGGGGGCTACCGGTGCCTGGATTGAGGGGTTGTGGACGATGGGGACAGGCGGCCAACAGCCCTGTCCGAAATCTCCACAGCGGCCGGGGGCAGGCGGGCGGGGAGGATTTCCCGGGACATTGCCGCCCGTTGCAGGCAGTGTGGCTCAAGCCCTGGGCGGCACCGGGAATCGTTCCGGACGCACAGGGGTTCCAAGACGTTCGCAGGTGCCTTGGGCCATTGATTGGCCTGACCGCGTACCGCAAGGCGCCCCCGCAATACCGCGGGAGGGCGCGCTGCGCGGTCGGTCCCCCGCTTGAGGGGAAGTGCGCCGACCCATCTCATGCGGGATTTCATGACTTTCGATGAACTGCAGTTGACCGATTCGCTCCTCAAGGCCGTCAAGGCGGAGGGCTACACCACGCCGACGCCCATCCAGGCGAAGGCGATTCCCCATGCCCTGGCGGGCAAGGACGTGTTGGGCGTGGCCCAGACGGGCACGGGCAAGACGGCGGCGTTCGCGCTGCCCATCCTCCAGCGCCTGTCGGCGAAGGCGCCCGCGGGCGGCGCGCGTCCGGTGCGCTGCCTGGTGCTGACGCCCACGCGCGAGCTGGCCAGCCAGGTGAGTGACAGCTTCGTCACCTACGGCAAGAACCTGCCCCTGCGCCACGCGGTGGTGTTCGGCGGCGTGGGCCAGAATCCGCAGGTCCAGGCGCTGCGCCAGGGCGTGGACATCCTGGTGGCGACGCCGGGGCGCCTGCTGGATCTCATCGACCAGGGGTTCGTGACCCTGCGCGCGCTGGAAGTGTTCGTGCTGGATGAAGCGGACCGCATGCTGGACATGGGGTTCATCCACGACGTGCGGCGGGTCATCAAGGTGCTGCCGCCGGTGCGCCAGACGCTGTTCTTCAGCGCGACGCTGCCGCCGGACATCATGGACCTGGCGCGCAACATCCTGAAGGAGCCGGTGCGCGTGGAGGTGTCGCCCGCGTCCAGCACCGCGGACACGGTGAGCCAGCAGGTGTACTTCGTGGAGCGCGAGGAGAAGCGCGCGCTGCTCACGCACCTGCTCCAGGACGCGAAGGCGATTCCGCGCGCGCTGGTGTTCACGCGCACGAAGCACGGCGCCAACCGCGTGGCCAAGCAGCTGACGGCGGCGGGCGTGCGCGCGGACGCCATCCACGGCAACAAGAGCCAGAACGCCCGCGAGCGCGCGCTGGACGAGTTCCGCGCCGGCACCCTGCGCGTGCTGGTGGCCACGGACATCGCGGCGCGCGGCATCGACATCGACGGGCTGTCGCACGTGTTCAACTACGACCTGCCCAACGTGCCGGAGCAGTACGTGCACCGCATCGGCCGCACGGGCCGCGCGGGCGCCAGCGGCCAGGCCGTGTCCTTCTGCGACTCCGAGGAGCGCGCGTACCTGCGCGACATCGAGCGCACCATCCGCCGCAGCGTGCCGGTGGTGGCGGACGCCGCGTTCCGTTCGCACCTGCCCCCTCCCCTCCCCGGTGACGTGGAGGAGAGCCGCCCTCCGATGAACCGGGGTGGCCGGGGCCAGTCGCGCGGCGGCGGTGGCGGTGGCGGCGGCGGGGGTCAGCGCCGGAGTGGCGGACAGCGCCGCGGCGGTGGCGGCGGCGGTCAGGCCCGTCCGAACGGTGGCCAGCCGCGTCAGGCCAGCGGTGGTGGGAATGCCCAGGCGCCGCGCGGTGGCGGTCAGGGCCGCCCGCAGCAGGCCCGTCCGGCGGTGGCGTCGCCTGCCGCGGGGCCGAGCTCGCCTCCGCCCCGTCGCACCATGTCCAAGTGGGGCTGAGCCCTCGTCCCTGCTAGGCAGGGATGGAGTTCATGACGCCCGGGTCCTCTCACGAGGGTCCGGGCGTTCGACTGTCCGGGGTATGGCGGCGGGGGGCGGGGCGCGTTCCCTGGCGGATGGGGCGTGGTAGCGTGGCGCCGTGTTTCACGGTGGTGCTTCGCACCCCTTTGTCATCAGGACACGCCCTCTTCCATGACGCGCTCGGCTGACGGTGAGCTGCACATCGATTCGGTCCTCCGGAATACCTACAAAGTCGTCTCCGTGCTGGGGCGGGGCGGCATGGGTTCGGTGTTCCTGGCCCAGCACCTGCGGCTTCCGGGCAAGCAGGTCGCGGTGAAGGTGCTGCGGGTAGGCGATCACGTGGGGCCGGACCTCCACGTGCGCTTCCGGCGGGAGGCGGAGATCGCCTCGCGGCTGGGGCACCCGAACATCGTGGAGGTGCTGGACTTCGACACGCTGGAGGACGGCAGTCCGTTCCTGGTGCTGGAGTACCTGCGCGGCGAGAGCCTCGCGGACCGGCTGCGGCGCGGGCGGCTGTCGTTGGAGGAGGTGTTCTCCTTCACGCGGCAGATGGGGTCCGCGCTGCAGACGGCGCACCGCGCGGGCGTCGTGCACCGCGACCTGAAGCCCGCGAACATCTTCCTGGTGCCCACCGACTCCGGCGGCGTGGTGGGCGAGCGGGTGAAGCTGCTCGACTTCGGCATCTCCAAGGTCATGTCGTCGGAGACGCTGCAGACGCAGGAGGCGGTGCTCATCGGCACGCCGCAGTACATGTCGCCGGAGCAGGCGCAGGGGCAGAACAGCCGCATCGACGCGAGGACGGACCTGTTCGCGCTGGGCGGCATCGTGTTCGAGATGATCTCCGGGATGACGCCCTTCGGTGGCGGGTCGCTCGCGCAGATCATCTACCGCGTGGTGCACGAGCCGCCGGTGTCGCTGGCCACGTTGATGCCGGACCTGCCGCCGAACGTCGCGGCGGCGGTGGCGCGCGCACTGGAGAAGAAGCCGGAGAATCGTCATCCGGACGTCGCGTCGTTCATCGCGGAGCTCACGGGGACGCAACTCCAGTCGCTGCCGGAGACGGCGGAGCAGATCGAGGCCCGGACCTTCGGGCGCTCGAAACGTCCCTCCGGTGTCGCCCTCCCCTCCGTGGCGCCGAGCGACGACGACGGGACGGGCGCCACGATGGCGCCGTCGAACAAGGGGCTTGGGACGGGCCGCTTTGGAGCGGACGCGTTGGCGGCGTCGGATGACATCGGCTTCGACGCGACGATGGCGCCAAGGGCCGGTGGCACGGTGCCGTTCGGGCAGCAGCCGCAGGTGGCTGGCGGCACGATGGGCTTCGGCGCCACGCAGGCGCCCGGAAGCGGCATGGGGAGCTCGGGCGTGGCCCTGCCGGTGCCCGGTGCTCCCGAGCGGCTGCAGGGAAGCATGGGAGGACAGCAGGCCGCCCCCGGCTACGGCACGGGCCAATACGGCATGCCGGGCAGTCAGGCCGCTCCTGGCCCCGGCGCGGGCCCGCAGGCCGTTCCGGGCAGCATGAGCGGACAGCACGCCACTCCGGCCAGCATGGGCGGACAGCAGGTCGCTCAGGGCAGCTACGGTGGCCAGCAGGCGGTGCCGGGCAGCTTCGCGGGTGCCGCCGGTCCCCAGGGCCAGCCGCTCGCCCCGGTGAGCATGGCGGGGCAGCCCGGTCCGATGCCGGTCCCGCCAAGGTCACGCGTCCTGCCCATCGCGGGCGCCGCCGCGCTGATCCTCGGGGCCGTGGGACTGGGATGGTGGCTGCGGCCTCCGCCGCCGGTCGGGCCTCCGCCCGGTGCCGTGAACGCGCCCCCGCCTTCCTTCCCCCCGCCGCTCAACCCTCCGCCCGTGGCCGCGCCGCCGCCCACCATCGCGCAGACTCCGACCCCTCCGCCCGTCACGCCGACGACCCTCAGTGACACGCCAGTGAAGGTCGACGCGCCAGTGCAGCCCACGGCGCCAGGAAAGACGGCCGTCAAGACGGGCGGCAAGGCGCCGATTTCGCGCATCCCGCTGAACCCCACGGATGCCGTCGCGGTGTCCAAGCTGGAAGAAGCCCAAGCCGCAGTGAAGGACAAGGATTTCGAGACCGCGGTCCGGATGGCCCAGAAGAGCTACGCGACCCAGAACAACCTGGCCGCGCACTACGTGGCCATCCAGAGCCGCTGTGAAACGAAGGATCTCGCGGCCGTCCGATCAGAAGCGGCGAGGATCCGCGGTGAGAAACTGCCCGCGGCTCTCATCGCCGCATGTCAGAGCAAGGATATTGAATTGGAGTAGGAAGCAGACACCGCCCGTCCACGCAACTCCGGACGGGTGAGGGGGATACATCCAACATGAAATGCATCGTCGCCGTGGCCGTGATGGCCACCGTTCTGGGCACCCTGCCCGCCCGGGCCGCGCCGCCCGCTCCCGTGGAAGCCGGCAAGGTGTTCGTCGGTCCGCAGGGAGAACAGGTCGCAGTCGTTCCCGTCACGCCCCGTGAGCAGAAGAAGTTCCTCCTGCGCATCCAGGGCACGGGCTCCGTGCTGGACAACCTGGTCCTCCCCTACACCCTGAAGGACTGGAGCAGCCCCAGCACGCTGCGCCACAACTACACGACCCAGTGGCACGGCAAGGACTACTCGCCGTTCATCATCGTGGGCAAGAACGCGGAGCTGCACTTCCCCGGCGGTCCCGGCAACGGCATCGCCGTCCAGTACGACGAGGCGCGCTCCCAGAAGCTCAAGCCGGAGGAGGTCTACGCCCAGCACCAGCAGCAGACCCAGAGCGGCCAGCTCGCGAAGCTGATGGCCTTCGACCGCAAGGCAGAGGAGGCGCTTCACGACACCGCCTACGCCGAAGCGCTCCAGGAGCTGAACACCACCTGCGGCACCTCCGTGGCGGGCGCCATCGACTGGACCACCGTCACCGAACCCTTCCTCAAGGCCCAGAAGATTGCCCGCTACTGCGTCTACCCACTCACCGCGCTGAAGGCCCTGTGCGACGTCTCCGAGGAGGCCCGCACCACCGTGAAGGCCCGCCTGAAGAACATGGACTGCCGCTTCGGCCCCGCGCTGGAGCCGGCCCTGCAGGGCGACCGCTTCGTGTGGACCACCACCCCGGAGACGGGCCAGCAGGAGAAGGCCGCCACCCGCTACTTCAAGAAGCACCTCTAGGCCCGCGCACCATGCTCTTCCAACCCATCCTTCCCGTGGCCGTGATCCTCGCCACCAGCCCCGCCGCCGCCGTCGAACCGCCCTGGGGCAAGGTGGAGAACCTGGGCCAGCGCATGCTCCTGGAGGCCACCGCCGTCTGCACCGACGGCCGGGGCCACTACGTCGTCTCCGTGCCCCGCGAGGACACGGACGAGCTGGAGGACCAGCTCTACTACGGCGACGGCAAATCCCTGGTGGTGGTGCCCCGGCCGAAGAGCCGGAACCTGGACGCCACCACCTTCCTGGATCCGCGCTTCTTCAACCCCGGCGGCACCGCCGACTACGACGGCGTGGACCTGCGCGTGCACTCAGCGCTGAACGTGAACACGAAGGAGCGCACCTGCGCCCTGCGCTGCGGCGAGCGCAAGGTGACGTTGGAGATGCTCCCCGGCGCCCAGGCGCGGGAGATGCTGCGCAAGGCCACCTACGTGCCCAACCCGCAGAAGTTCGTCCCGCACGCGCTGCTGCGTGATTCAGAGGGCACGTACTACTACGTGGACAAGGGCTTCACGCCCGCGGAGTCCCGCAACTTCCGCGTGTTCATCGGGCCGCGAGGCGACCTGAAGCCGCAGAAGATGACCAACGTGGTCGCGGACTCGGAGGGGGAGATCTTCACCACCAAGAAGGGCCAGCTGCGGCTCGTCATCGACCGCGCGCAGAAGCCCATCTGGATCGAGAAGGCGCGCAAGGAGGTGGAGCTGCGCAACGTCCCCGTGGAGCAGAACCTGCCCCTCATCTACAACGAACTGGGCGTCTACACGGGCATCCGGCTGGGCACGCCCTGCGACGACCAGTAGCGGGAAGCTTTCCGCTAGACGCGCACCAGCAACGCCATCTGGTGCGCGCCAATGCCCAGGCCGACCATCACCAGGTACTTCGTGCGCAGCTCGCGGCGGAACCGGGCCAGCGTCACCGGCATGGACGCGTGCACCATGTTCCCGTACTGCTCGAAGGTGTCCAGGTACTCGCGCGGGCGGATCTCCTGGGCCCAGTGGTCCATCAGCTTGCGCGTGGCCTGGTGGGAGATGAGCGTCACGTCCTCGCGCGCGATGCCGTGCTTCGTGAGCAGCCGCTCCACCAGC
The sequence above is drawn from the Corallococcus sp. NCRR genome and encodes:
- a CDS encoding glucan biosynthesis protein, whose product is MAWGLGLCVAALACAQQPKAGTAKASGFSFQTVEEKARALAAKPYQEPPVGVPPSFEKLTYDQYRDIRFRDSASLWREEGLPFRAQFFHPGFYYTRPVGVNVVEGGKARPVPFSTEQFTYGPLVGTPPKGKVNGFAGFRLNAPLNTKDYYDELVVFLGASYFRALGKGNLYGLSARGLAIDTAQPGGEEFPTFREFWLETPAKGSDTVVVHALMDSPSVTGAYRFAIRPGERTVMDVESTVFARKAVRQLGVAPLTSMFLFGENDRGDFDDFRPEVHDSDGISVWMKNGEKLWRPLKNPKQIQVSSFHTDGLSGFGLLQRDQAFSSYEDLEARSERRPGAWVEPVGDWGAGSVRLVELPTREEIHDNIVAFWVPDAPVQAGAQLRFSYRLSWGFAPEGVKTGGSTVAATRVAAGSKPGARRFVLDFTKASTEGTGPVEAVVTASRGQVLHPRAEVHAVTGGFRAAFELMPDGEGPVELRCFLKRGSETLTETWSYLWIP
- a CDS encoding DEAD/DEAH box helicase, with amino-acid sequence MTFDELQLTDSLLKAVKAEGYTTPTPIQAKAIPHALAGKDVLGVAQTGTGKTAAFALPILQRLSAKAPAGGARPVRCLVLTPTRELASQVSDSFVTYGKNLPLRHAVVFGGVGQNPQVQALRQGVDILVATPGRLLDLIDQGFVTLRALEVFVLDEADRMLDMGFIHDVRRVIKVLPPVRQTLFFSATLPPDIMDLARNILKEPVRVEVSPASSTADTVSQQVYFVEREEKRALLTHLLQDAKAIPRALVFTRTKHGANRVAKQLTAAGVRADAIHGNKSQNARERALDEFRAGTLRVLVATDIAARGIDIDGLSHVFNYDLPNVPEQYVHRIGRTGRAGASGQAVSFCDSEERAYLRDIERTIRRSVPVVADAAFRSHLPPPLPGDVEESRPPMNRGGRGQSRGGGGGGGGGGQRRSGGQRRGGGGGGQARPNGGQPRQASGGGNAQAPRGGGQGRPQQARPAVASPAAGPSSPPPRRTMSKWG
- a CDS encoding serine/threonine protein kinase, with amino-acid sequence MTRSADGELHIDSVLRNTYKVVSVLGRGGMGSVFLAQHLRLPGKQVAVKVLRVGDHVGPDLHVRFRREAEIASRLGHPNIVEVLDFDTLEDGSPFLVLEYLRGESLADRLRRGRLSLEEVFSFTRQMGSALQTAHRAGVVHRDLKPANIFLVPTDSGGVVGERVKLLDFGISKVMSSETLQTQEAVLIGTPQYMSPEQAQGQNSRIDARTDLFALGGIVFEMISGMTPFGGGSLAQIIYRVVHEPPVSLATLMPDLPPNVAAAVARALEKKPENRHPDVASFIAELTGTQLQSLPETAEQIEARTFGRSKRPSGVALPSVAPSDDDGTGATMAPSNKGLGTGRFGADALAASDDIGFDATMAPRAGGTVPFGQQPQVAGGTMGFGATQAPGSGMGSSGVALPVPGAPERLQGSMGGQQAAPGYGTGQYGMPGSQAAPGPGAGPQAVPGSMSGQHATPASMGGQQVAQGSYGGQQAVPGSFAGAAGPQGQPLAPVSMAGQPGPMPVPPRSRVLPIAGAAALILGAVGLGWWLRPPPPVGPPPGAVNAPPPSFPPPLNPPPVAAPPPTIAQTPTPPPVTPTTLSDTPVKVDAPVQPTAPGKTAVKTGGKAPISRIPLNPTDAVAVSKLEEAQAAVKDKDFETAVRMAQKSYATQNNLAAHYVAIQSRCETKDLAAVRSEAARIRGEKLPAALIAACQSKDIELE